A window of the Henckelia pumila isolate YLH828 chromosome 3, ASM3356847v2, whole genome shotgun sequence genome harbors these coding sequences:
- the LOC140890995 gene encoding uncharacterized protein isoform X2 has protein sequence MGIGNLLLELEFVLNQQERGALLINWVCRKGVCVTSIIRPRSGVDRLFGLERRGGSYEHEFCFQDRKIKREYTLHVWKKPSICCW, from the exons ATGGGCATTGGAAATCTATTATTGGAGCTAGAATTCG TGTTGAATCAACAG GAACGAGGTGCATTGTTGATTAATTGGGTGTGCCGTAAGGGTGTCTGTGTAACTTCGATTATAAG GCCGAGGTCAGGGGTTGATCGGTTATTCGGACTTGAACGAAGGGGCGGTAGCTACGAGCATGAATTTTGTTTTCAGGACCGGAAAATAAAACGGGAGTACACTCTCCATGTTTGGAAGAAACCCTCTATCTGCTGTTGGTGA